One Engystomops pustulosus chromosome 7, aEngPut4.maternal, whole genome shotgun sequence DNA window includes the following coding sequences:
- the LOC140069137 gene encoding uncharacterized protein isoform X2: MAQMRPSPPTEMERSMEKIITVFQRFASKEGSQGSMNFKEFENFMNVELISFTKNQKDPNIVRKIMNSVDGGVDGKKNNELDFQEFLNLIGGIMVAGHEALSKCPPKQSPAPATPPTEIETAMESIIRVFQHYAGKKGDKNQMNYSEFEAFMKTELKSFTDNQKDPNIVRKLMESVDGAVDGKQDKELNFQEFMNLIGGIMVACHGALLSSLKRV, encoded by the exons ATG GCACAGATGAGACCGAGTCCTCCCACCGAAATGGAGCGATCCATGGAGAAGATCATCACCGTCTTCCAGCGATTCGCCAGCAAGGAGGGCAGCCAGGGGTCCATGAACTTCAAGGAGTTTGAGAACTTCATGAACGTGGAGCTCATCTCCTTCACCAAA AACCAGAAGGACCCAAACATCGTGCGGAAAATAATGAACTCGGTGGACGGTGGGGTTGATGGAAAGAAGAACAATGAGCTGGATTTCCAGGAGTTCCTCAACCTCATCGGAGGCATCATGGTGGCCGGACACGAGGCGCTGTCCAAGTGTCCACCCAAGCAG TCCCCGGCACCTGCCACCCCCCCGACAGAGATAGAGACGGCCATGGAGAGCATCATCCGCGTGTTCCAGCACTACGCCGGCAAGAAGGGCGACAAGAACCAGATGAACTACTCAGAGTTTGAGGCCTTCATGAAGACAGAGCTCAAATCCTTCACTGAT AACCAGAAGGATCCGAATATTGTGCGTAAGTTGATGGAGTCGGTGGATGGAGCGGTGGACGGTAAACAGGACAAGGAGCTGAACTTCCAGGAGTTTATGAACCTGATTGGTGGGATCATGGTGGCCTGTCATGGCGCCCTGCTGAGCAGCCTGAAGAGGGTCTGA
- the LOC140069137 gene encoding uncharacterized protein isoform X1 translates to MAQAQMRPSPPTEMERSMEKIITVFQRFASKEGSQGSMNFKEFENFMNVELISFTKNQKDPNIVRKIMNSVDGGVDGKKNNELDFQEFLNLIGGIMVAGHEALSKCPPKQSPAPATPPTEIETAMESIIRVFQHYAGKKGDKNQMNYSEFEAFMKTELKSFTDNQKDPNIVRKLMESVDGAVDGKQDKELNFQEFMNLIGGIMVACHGALLSSLKRV, encoded by the exons ATGGCTCAG GCACAGATGAGACCGAGTCCTCCCACCGAAATGGAGCGATCCATGGAGAAGATCATCACCGTCTTCCAGCGATTCGCCAGCAAGGAGGGCAGCCAGGGGTCCATGAACTTCAAGGAGTTTGAGAACTTCATGAACGTGGAGCTCATCTCCTTCACCAAA AACCAGAAGGACCCAAACATCGTGCGGAAAATAATGAACTCGGTGGACGGTGGGGTTGATGGAAAGAAGAACAATGAGCTGGATTTCCAGGAGTTCCTCAACCTCATCGGAGGCATCATGGTGGCCGGACACGAGGCGCTGTCCAAGTGTCCACCCAAGCAG TCCCCGGCACCTGCCACCCCCCCGACAGAGATAGAGACGGCCATGGAGAGCATCATCCGCGTGTTCCAGCACTACGCCGGCAAGAAGGGCGACAAGAACCAGATGAACTACTCAGAGTTTGAGGCCTTCATGAAGACAGAGCTCAAATCCTTCACTGAT AACCAGAAGGATCCGAATATTGTGCGTAAGTTGATGGAGTCGGTGGATGGAGCGGTGGACGGTAAACAGGACAAGGAGCTGAACTTCCAGGAGTTTATGAACCTGATTGGTGGGATCATGGTGGCCTGTCATGGCGCCCTGCTGAGCAGCCTGAAGAGGGTCTGA